The DNA segment ccactaggtggagtgacagatgtgcggtAGGTTGTGTTAGGTTCgcgaagtcttagcatttttttattttctttttagttgaagccatggagcTGTGGAGGATAGAACACCGCATTTTTGCGTacgactgttttgtcaagaacaaccaatctattaccgGAGTTCAGAGTGAGtttcgttgccatttcaatatccatTGAAATAAAGTCGCCCAGATGGACTGAGCGATGatgaaaagagtggaggccaacttccatgaacgccttcagaaatgcatcagtgataatgcacaccacatgggagatgttgttttccacacttgattttgtcaaatgctttttcaatataaacatatttctttgtaagaaaaaattaacaattttgtgattttgtaaaaaacctccgtcctttctgcctcaccctgtagcCTACAACTGAAAATACAAGTTAAAATTTTGAGGACAGTGCACAAATACTGTtagacacacatacagtataaatcatCAGTACCTTAACTGGTCTTCTACGGGATGGGCTTTACTCTcacctttctcttttctttttagtcTTCATATCTAATAAGATTGTTTGCTCTACTGTACTGATaatcagaagatagatagatagatagatagatagatagatagatagatagatagatagatagatagatagatagatagatagatagaaaccccATACAATTGTAGAGTGCTTTTATAGAAATCATATATATTAAAAGATGCATTAAACATTTAACAGTACTTTCTTTTAGAATCTTAATATAACAACAAAGCTCATGTACTTCTCCACATTTACGAAATCTTTTAAAATAGGATTAAGATCAAGTTCAATTAGAAACACACGAATATATCTCAAAAGAATTAGAATCCctcatatttttataatgttcaATGCGCGCTCTGCTGCGTAGTCCATCTCcgaaattttttctttctttcctttcttcagAAAATATGATTTGGGGCCAGTTTGTCTGTtgtaactaaatattttttctattactCAAAAATAATTGTAACATTTTGCAAATCTGATTAATACAGCATTCGAttgaattattataatattttatgtgAGACAATACGAAAAATATTTCTTCGGATTTCTTTTGTATTAAttccataaataattggatttagTAGCGGtggtattatcattattaatattccTATTGCGCACCGGACATCGGCATTTGCAGACGGATATCGTTGGGAAATTATAGTAAATAATACGAttactttgtaaaaaatataaactgttaAATGTGTTGCACAGGTGTGAATGGCTTTTCGCTTGGTGCGGTTGTCACTTTTAATCAAACATGTATAGAGAATTTTACTGTACGTCCAAACGATGGTCGCAAAGGAGAGGCTACTGAGAAGGTAAGTTATAAATAACCcgtaaatattatttaaagttgtgTCTACACAAGACAGAGAAAACAGTGAAgggttattacaaaatattaagaaTATCTTTGTGCCGCATCTCGGAAGCCTAGCAGTTAGTCCGATCAGAATGGTAATTAGAATGAACGCACCTCCCCAGGCAAAGCTGCACAGTTTGATTAGCGCTGTCCCAGTCAGGATCGAGGTGTACCGCAGTGGGTCACAGATAGCAATGTACCTGTCGTAGGCCATCACGGTCAATATTAACTGAGAAGCTGTACCATAGAAATGGATGCAAAACGCTTGGATAACGCAGGGTTCGAAGGAAATTGGCTTCACTTCCTCGAATAAATCTGCCATCAGTCTAGGCAGCAATGCTGTGCTTCCAATTAAATCACAAACAGACATGTTACACAATAATATATACATTGGCTCGTGCAGATTTCGATTGACAATAATCACGCGCATTACTGCAGTATTCCCAATAACAATACCAAAATATAtagtgagaaaaaaaagaaacagaggaaCAACAATATCAGCACGAAAACTGAAACCTTCCAAGTATAAAAGAGAAGTATTGCTGACAACAGTGTAAGTCATTTTAGGTTGCATACAAAGATAATTTGTACAGCAGATCACAAATGATTTTAACTAAAGACTCCCGTAGTCTGCACACAACTGGAAAAACAATCatttagaataaaaaattaagtaattaaaaaatatgactACATAAATAAGGTTTAAAGTAAGAAGAAAAGGTCCACATATTCACGAATAAATACAGCAgtacaattttgtttaaaaaacgattACATCTTAGTTTATACAGCTGCAGCTATTATTGCTGTCATTTGATGTAAAGCAGTAAACAAGTTGGTTTCAGCATGCTGTCAAAATCTTTTGTggcttttatttataaggcattgCATTAATCATGACCCCATGGAATCAGGAGCTGTTTTGTTGTTTagctttcaaaattaaaataacagcctATTTATTTTTAGTGCCAAGGTGTCATAATGGCGGATTTAGTTATGGGCGATGTTGAAAGCCCAccaaaaaatttgaaatgataATTACAGTCTGCGCTGAAAGTTAAGGAGTAAGTATTCAGGACAGCGAGGGACAACATACCCCACACCCCGCGCCTAGGTGTCTGAATAGGTTTCGACCCCTGCAATCATGatgatggttaaaaaaaaaaaaaagagttataaTTGAAAGTGCCTGGTGTAGGATTGCAGAGCTTACTTACTCCTACTCCATTTCCAGAGAAAGGAGATGGCCTGTggcccactgcagcctcataaATTGGTTAAAGGTTTTTCATGAAAGATAGGATAAATGATAAATTGCAGATTAGTCAGAATTTTTTCAGTCTTACACATGTCAGaccatccagctctatgccaacaatagagactggtgaggaaggcaggctttattgttggcatagagctggacggtctgacatccgtagcagagcaacgggcactcagcaggctcctatcaattatggagaatccactacatccattaaacagtgtcatctccagacagaggagcagtttcagtgacagactgctgtcactgtcctgctccactgacagactgagaagatcattcctcccccaaactatgcgactcttcaattccaccagagggggtaaacgttgaacattattcaagttattgtctgtttttttatctgcattttttattactctttaatttaatatttttgctgctggaatatgtgaattttcccctgggattaataaagtatctatctatctatctatctatctatctatctatctatctatctatctatctatctatctatctatctatctatctatctatctatctatctatctatctatctatctatctcatttacTTATTTAGTACTTTAAGGACATAAAAACATCTGCAGGTGATACAAacaggttaaaaataaatatccattacCCGGGGTTTAtttctgccttgctccctgtgctggctggaattggctctcgcagacccccgtgaccctgtgttaggatatagcgggttggacaatggctgactgactgacagactgtatgaatatttcagtttttttgtttgactTAAAAAGGAAGACAGGGTTATTTTAATCatgtaaaatgtagaaaatatactaatgataatttttacaaaattaggCCAAAAATCCTAACAGGTTGTAAAGGTTTCAAGTTCCTTCACTAATAATGTGGGGAGCTGTAAGTTTACTAACATTCAATCACAACCATAATCCTTTAAACATATACATCTTGCACGtgtgaaggacagctgggtcccatgcccggcagggacgcccctgctgcatctgttcagggggagcagccatggacacttcaatacctcccccaggacgcttggtggcagcctccctggctgacgatgattccccaacctggcgcatggctccatgggagatggagtcctccacagtctggttgggggctcggatggccgctagggggagctgcatggagtctgcagcccggctggaacctggaacacttccgggtgggatataaaaagagccagccaccaccactcagggagccagagttgggaggaaggagacaaagcttgcggaggagtggtgggagagaagagtgtgttgttgctgtgattgggattgtgcttttgggactgtgtattgcctgtgggtcacggggaagacgtgcacccacgggtgaagaaaaataaaagtccttgtgtgttttatacgtgcctctgtgtcattctgtgccgggttgggtacctatatagtgccttttctacacACATATTTTAAACAGCACTTTTGATCTGATATTTTCATGGGGAATGAATGTTTCTGATAGAAAGGGAATCTATGGAGACCAAAAATAGACCAGAGCAAATagtattaaaaatattcattacaaAATCTCATGCTACTTCTGTCACATAATCCGCAAACCAGTCAaatgctcacaatgtgcaaacATATGACCTTCTTACTAAAatagttaattaaataatttcgAAAAAGAGAGTAATGCACAAACAGGAACACATTCAGAGTAGATCAGGCTTTTTAATTGAAGACATGCAGGATATTTCACCAATGAATGGGGAGGAGAGGTGGATCTTTAATTCAAAAGGGCAATAAGTAGATGCAGATGAAGTTGCCGCTGATCACAAGTGAGGGGTGTGAGGGAGAGCCAGAATTAGGCTACCAGTACCAATgatgaaaaaaaacatgcaaaagaaagtACCATCAACATACAGCGGGGAAAAAAGTATTGAATgcgtcaacgtttttctcagtaaatatatttctaatggggctttTGACATGTAATTGACaccagatgttggtaacaacccaaataattcacacatataaagaaatcaaaacaaataagtctagAAATTAagatatgtgtaataaagtggaatgacacaggaataaatgttgaacacatgtactgaaatttatttaatacttagtagaaaagcctttaTTGGTAATGGCAGCTTCAAGATGCCTCCTGTATGAAGAAACTAGtcgcatgcattgctcaggtgtgattttgacccattcttccacacaaactgtcttcaaatcttgaaggttccgggggcctcttctatg comes from the Erpetoichthys calabaricus chromosome 4, fErpCal1.3, whole genome shotgun sequence genome and includes:
- the LOC114651015 gene encoding olfactory receptor 4Q2-like → MQPKMTYTVVSNTSLLYLEGFSFRADIVVPLFLFFLTIYFGIVIGNTAVMRVIIVNRNLHEPMYILLCNMSVCDLIGSTALLPRLMADLFEEVKPISFEPCVIQAFCIHFYGTASQLILTVMAYDRYIAICDPLRYTSILTGTALIKLCSFAWGGAFILITILIGLTARLPRCGTKIFLIFCNNPSLFSLSCVDTTLNNIYGLFITYLLSSLSFATIVWTYSKILYTCLIKSDNRTKRKAIHTCATHLTVYIFYKVIVLFTIISQRYPSANADVRCAIGILIMIIPPLLNPIIYGINTKEIRRNIFRIVSHKIL